The following coding sequences lie in one Synechococcus sp. CC9902 genomic window:
- the moeB gene encoding molybdopterin-synthase adenylyltransferase MoeB, producing MQPSHPTPNQSLSSDERGRYARHLILPEVGLAGQERLKAAAVLCVGAGGLGSPLLLYLAAAGVGRIGIVDGDAVELSNLQRQVIHRSDAVGRSKARSAAESVHALNPHCQIDVHDVMLDITNVMDLIADYDVVCDGTDNFASRYLINDACVLSDKPLIYGSVQRFEGQVTVFNCNPESPNFRDLLPVPPSPGAIPSCSEAGVMGVMPGLIGLLQATETIKLITGIGRCLDGRLLVVDALSMRFRELTLRRDLDRAPIKDLIDYSQFCSAATTEMDPSVMETISVTELKALLEGDAGDLALVDVRNPAEAEIVVIPSAVLIPLSTIESGEAIEQVRSLAEGRRLFVHCKLGMRSAKAAQLLAEHGIFAINVTGGIDAWAQEVDPTLPRY from the coding sequence ATGCAGCCAAGTCATCCCACCCCAAATCAGAGCCTGTCCTCTGATGAGCGGGGGCGTTACGCCCGACATCTCATTCTTCCGGAAGTTGGCCTTGCTGGTCAGGAGCGGCTTAAGGCTGCAGCAGTGCTCTGTGTTGGCGCAGGAGGTTTGGGCTCCCCCCTTCTCCTTTATTTAGCTGCAGCAGGGGTTGGTCGTATTGGCATCGTTGATGGAGATGCTGTTGAGCTCTCGAATCTGCAGCGTCAAGTGATTCATCGCTCCGATGCTGTCGGTCGCTCTAAAGCCAGATCTGCCGCAGAGAGTGTTCATGCGCTCAACCCTCATTGCCAGATTGATGTGCACGACGTGATGCTTGATATCACCAATGTGATGGATCTGATCGCGGACTACGACGTTGTCTGCGACGGAACCGACAATTTCGCCAGCCGATACTTAATCAATGACGCCTGTGTGTTGTCAGATAAGCCATTGATTTATGGCTCTGTTCAACGCTTTGAAGGTCAGGTCACTGTTTTCAATTGCAATCCTGAAAGTCCTAATTTCCGCGATTTGTTGCCTGTTCCCCCTTCGCCTGGTGCGATCCCCTCATGCTCAGAGGCAGGGGTGATGGGTGTGATGCCGGGTTTGATTGGCCTCCTTCAGGCCACTGAAACGATCAAGTTGATCACTGGCATTGGTCGTTGCCTCGATGGCCGTTTGCTGGTGGTGGATGCTCTATCTATGCGTTTTCGAGAACTCACGCTGCGGCGGGATCTTGATCGTGCTCCGATCAAGGACCTGATTGACTACTCGCAGTTCTGTAGTGCAGCCACAACTGAGATGGATCCTTCTGTGATGGAAACGATCAGTGTTACTGAGCTCAAGGCTCTTCTTGAAGGAGATGCTGGGGATTTGGCGCTTGTTGATGTGCGTAACCCGGCTGAAGCAGAGATTGTTGTGATTCCTTCTGCGGTGCTGATTCCGCTCTCCACGATCGAAAGCGGAGAAGCGATTGAGCAAGTCCGATCCTTGGCAGAAGGGCGCCGTCTTTTTGTGCACTGCAAGTTAGGGATGCGATCGGCGAAAGCCGCTCAACTGCTTGCTGAGCATGGAATCTTCGCAATCAACGTGACAGGAGGTATTGACGCCTGGGCTCAAGAGGTGGATCCAACGTTGCCCCGTTACTAA